DNA from Hwangdonia lutea:
CATTGTTTTGCCGATACTTGGTTAAAATCATCAAACAAACGCTTAGTCATCTTTTTTTATTTTTAAACTGTCTTCGTATTCAATAATAAAAATTTCCTCGTTGTCCTTTTTCATATAATAAGTTTCGCGAGCAAATTTTTCCATGCCTTCTTCGGTACTTAATTTTTTAATTGCTTTTTTATCTTTTTCAATTTCCCGTTTGTAATATTTTTTTTCATTCTCTAAAGCTTCAATTTCTGAGTTTAACTCATGGTGAATAAGCCACGAATTGGCATCAAAAAACAGCATCCATACGGCGAAAACCACAAAAATGAGTATAAACCAATTTTTAAAAGGCTTTAAATATTTATTTTTTTTGAATTGTGCCATTTACAGGTTTTCGTTAATAATGGTTTTAACAATATCTACGGCAACGGTGTTGTATTTATTGTTAGGAATAATAATATCTGCGTACTCTTTCATGGGTTCTATAAACTGATCGTGCATGGGTTTTAAGGTGTTTTGATAACGCAAAAGCACTTCGTTTATATCTCTGCCACGCTCGGAAATATCGCGTTTTAATCTGCGTATTAAACGCTCGTCGGTATCGGCGTGCACAAATATTTTAATATCGAACATATCCCGCAACTCGGGGTTTGTGAGAATTAAAATGCCTTCAACAATCATAACTTTTCTCGGGTATGTTAAAATGGTATCGCCCGTTCTGTTGTGTTTTACAAACGAATAAACTGGTTGGTGTATGGGTTTATCTTTTTTTAATTCTTTCAAATGATTGACCAACAAGTCGAAATCGATGGATCTCGGGTGGTCGAAATTTATTTTAACGCGTTCTTCGTATGTTAGATGGGTGGTGTCTTTATAATATGAATCTTGTGAAATAACACCAACTTCACCTTCGGGAAGTTCTTTTAAAATCTGATTGACAACCGTTGTTTTTCCACAGCCCGTTCCGCCTGCAATTCCTATAATTAGCATCTAAAAAATGTTTATAAAGCTTAATAAAACTAAATAAAATCCAATTTTAATTTGTATCATTTTAGAAGTTATTTAGTATCACACAAATCTAAGATTATTTCTTCGGAATTATTTTAACTATACCAACATTTTCAACACCAACGTAAATATAGCCGTCTGGACCTTGGCGCACACTGCGCACCCGACCAATGCCATCTAACAGTCGGTCTTGTTTAACAACTTTATTATTTTTAATAACACATCTGTTTAGGTATTGAAATTTTAAAGAACCCACTAAAAGATTGCCTTTCCAATTGGGGTAAACATCGCTGGTTATAAACGCCATACCACTTGGCGCTATAGACGGAGTCCAATGATGAATGGGCTGCTCCATGCCTGGGGCTTCGGTTAATTCGGTAAATTTAGTGCCACTGTAATTTATGCCATAACTAATTACCGGCCAGCCATAATTTTTGCCCGCTTCAATAATATTGATTTCGTCGCCACCTCTGGGACCGTGTTCGTGTGTCCAAATTTTTCCGGTTTCAGGATGTTTTACCATGCCTTGTGGGTTGCGATGCCCATAAGAATATATAGCTTTTTTTGCATCAGCTTTATTGGCAAACGGATTGTTTGTGGGGATGCTTCCATCGTCTTTTAACCGATATACCTTGCCGCCATCACGAGTAATATCTTGCGGGTTTACATCGCGATTACCGCGGTCTCCTATAGTAAAATATAGATACCCATCGTTATCAAAAGTAATGCGAGATCCAAAATGTTGTCCGCGGGTTGTGTTCGGTAAAGCATTATAAAGTACCTCTTTATGGGTTAGTACGTTGTTTTTAAGTTTTGCCCGCATAATGGTGGTGTTGGCACCTTCGTTACTATCGTTTGATGAGGCATAAGATAAATACAACCAACCGTTGTTTTTATAGTTTGGATGCAATTCGATGTCCATTAAACCACCTTGTCCAAGAAGTTCAATTTCAGGCAACCTGGAAACTTTAGATTTTACCCCATTGTTGAAATGTATGAGTTCTCCGGATTTTTCGGTGATAAGCATCGAGCCATCGGGTAAAAAAACAAAGCCCCAAGGATTCTTTAAATCAGAAACAACGGTTTCGTATGAATGCTGGGTGTTTACAGGGTTTTTATCTTGAGCACAAGCGTTAAAACTAATGATTAAAGTTAGTATAAAAAATAAAGGATTCCGACTCATAATTTCACATATTAAATGAAACCACAATTTACTTAAATTTATTGTTTGTTTATAAAGAAAAGCCATATATTTGCAGTCCTTAAAAAAGAGGTAACCAATTCGGGGTGTAGTACCGCATCAAGTGCGACATAAACTACATTCAGAAAAGGTTGATAGAACAATAGATTTTTTGATTTCCCAATTAAACATCAAATTTCTATTAAAATTCGGGGTGTAGCGTAGCCCGGTTATCGCGCCGCGTTTGGGACGCGGAGGTCGCAGGTTCGAATCCTGCCACCCCGACAAATTATAGTATCAATCTATAACAAAAACCTGTTAATCGTATGATTTTCAGGTTTTTCTGTTTTTAAGAATATCATAAGAATTGATATGTTTTGATTAAAAATGTCAACAAATCGGATAACAAATTAAAATTTCAAAAAGTGTTGACCAGATTTATGACCAACGGTCTGCTAATCAATAAATAAATGTATCT
Protein-coding regions in this window:
- a CDS encoding FtsB family cell division protein; the encoded protein is MAQFKKNKYLKPFKNWFILIFVVFAVWMLFFDANSWLIHHELNSEIEALENEKKYYKREIEKDKKAIKKLSTEEGMEKFARETYYMKKDNEEIFIIEYEDSLKIKKDD
- the udk gene encoding uridine kinase — translated: MLIIGIAGGTGCGKTTVVNQILKELPEGEVGVISQDSYYKDTTHLTYEERVKINFDHPRSIDFDLLVNHLKELKKDKPIHQPVYSFVKHNRTGDTILTYPRKVMIVEGILILTNPELRDMFDIKIFVHADTDERLIRRLKRDISERGRDINEVLLRYQNTLKPMHDQFIEPMKEYADIIIPNNKYNTVAVDIVKTIINENL
- a CDS encoding PQQ-dependent sugar dehydrogenase; translation: MSRNPLFFILTLIISFNACAQDKNPVNTQHSYETVVSDLKNPWGFVFLPDGSMLITEKSGELIHFNNGVKSKVSRLPEIELLGQGGLMDIELHPNYKNNGWLYLSYASSNDSNEGANTTIMRAKLKNNVLTHKEVLYNALPNTTRGQHFGSRITFDNDGYLYFTIGDRGNRDVNPQDITRDGGKVYRLKDDGSIPTNNPFANKADAKKAIYSYGHRNPQGMVKHPETGKIWTHEHGPRGGDEINIIEAGKNYGWPVISYGINYSGTKFTELTEAPGMEQPIHHWTPSIAPSGMAFITSDVYPNWKGNLLVGSLKFQYLNRCVIKNNKVVKQDRLLDGIGRVRSVRQGPDGYIYVGVENVGIVKIIPKK